From a single Myxococcales bacterium genomic region:
- a CDS encoding VCBS repeat-containing protein: protein MDGAALVVGDMPLETALNVTGLLSTAISGDFNGDGLSDLAQLQGGTVSVNFGVADGRRISRVDVKVAGFFGELVGGDWNGDGKTDLLRCAQRRPEAYAWTSDGAGFTTSLFANGISDTKRLRVADFNGDGRIDLFRLTMKRLLHFHLSEGDDARPVSPPTGLGSRQPAPRAIWMATGARILPHERAVTFWVHRAFNEVSGGDGCLRSASMASRCRGDHGEWPPTPLPAFTTELWGTDDEGRRRRGAHGRRQWRWCAPIWCSSRGAARRRCTWVPGGRFLRRAWGGGTTRRRSSPDLDSDGWSDPSIRRDGDAARRFALER from the coding sequence GTGGACGGAGCAGCACTCGTTGTGGGCGATATGCCGCTCGAGACGGCGCTGAACGTCACGGGTCTCTTGAGCACGGCCATCAGCGGCGACTTCAACGGCGACGGCCTCAGCGACTTGGCGCAGCTCCAAGGGGGCACGGTCTCGGTCAACTTTGGTGTGGCCGATGGGCGGCGGATTTCTCGGGTGGACGTCAAAGTCGCGGGCTTCTTCGGCGAGCTGGTCGGCGGCGACTGGAACGGCGACGGCAAGACCGACTTGCTTCGATGTGCGCAGCGACGGCCCGAAGCGTACGCATGGACCTCGGACGGCGCGGGCTTCACGACGTCGCTCTTCGCGAACGGCATCAGCGACACCAAGCGGCTTCGCGTGGCGGACTTCAACGGCGACGGCCGGATAGATCTCTTCCGCCTGACAATGAAGCGGTTGCTGCATTTCCACCTCTCCGAAGGTGACGACGCGCGGCCCGTTTCGCCCCCTACGGGGCTGGGCAGTCGACAACCTGCGCCTAGGGCGATCTGGATGGCGACGGGCGCGCGGATTCTGCCGCACGAGAGGGCGGTCACGTTTTGGGTGCACCGCGCCTTCAACGAGGTGTCCGGTGGGGACGGGTGTCTCCGATCGGCTTCGATGGCGAGCCGATGCCGGGGCGACCACGGCGAGTGGCCGCCGACGCCGCTGCCGGCGTTTACGACGGAGTTGTGGGGCACCGACGACGAAGGCCGGCGCAGGCGCGGTGCGCATGGGCGACGTCAATGGCGATGGTGTGCGCCGATCTGGTGCTCATCACGGGGAGCGGCACGGCGAAGGTGCACCTGGGTACCAGGCGGTCGTTTCTTGCGAAGGGCCTGGGGCGGCGGTACAACGCGACGGCGCAGCTCGCCGGATCTGGACAGCGACGGCTGGAGCGATCCTTCAATACGACGCGACGGGGACGCGGCTCGACGTTTCGCTCTCGAACGGTAG